Below is a genomic region from Scomber scombrus chromosome 3, fScoSco1.1, whole genome shotgun sequence.
CTGCACTCGTATGTAAGCAGTGGTACCGCCTCATTAAAGGTATGACTCTCATGTCTGCATAATCGTATGTAAAACTGAATCAGAAGGTAAACTGGGGGTGTGAGTGGGATACCATGAGCAAAGCAGTGAAGGATTGTTTTAAAATACCTGagatttaaagtttaaaaaagtagaCATTCATTCAATGTGCTTGTGGTTAACTTTGAAGTTTTTGTGCTCCGGTTGCTTACAAATATTTTCTCTGAACTAGGTGTTGCTTATCAGTGCTACCATGGTTTCTTGAGAGCTGTACAGGAGGGAAATATCCAGTGGGAAAGTCGAACATACCCATATCCAGGAACACCTATCACTCAGCGCTTTTCACACAGTCAGTATCTGCTGCTTTACCATACGTCATGTCAAAATGAGTTACACAAGATATAGTGTTTaataaaaacaccttttctCCAATAAGTTCATgaagttgattattttcttcaaataaaggatgaaattaattaattttcattCTGCTGTTCCTGTGTTTCTACTACTGTGTCTTTGCCTCCTATTGATtgttaaattgtattattttgggTTGCAGGTGCATGTTATTATGACTCAAACCAGTCCATGTATGTGTTTGGGGGTTGCACTCAAAGTAGCTGCAATGCTGCCTTCAATGATCTATGGAGACTTGACCTCAACAGCAAGGAGTGGATCCGCCCTTTAGCCTCAGGTATGAGTATATTACAAGCCTTAAAAGCCAGCAGTAAAGAGAAATCATTGTTCTTCTGACAGTCTGTGACTCGGCTAAAAAAGTAACTACGTATTGGCCTTATATAATGGGAACAGTGGGAGAGCCCTTCACACTAGTGAATACTAATGCTGGGTGGTATACTGATTCATTCGACATACCAATTTTAATTTTACTATACAATATGAATTTTTATATACTGCCATACCGGTGCATATCTGAAATAAATAGGTAAACAGGCACCAAAATATGTAATCAGTGCAAATAGCGCTACAGTAGAGACACGTTGTGTAGATTATAGTGAAAGGGGACCCCTATTAACTGCATAACCTTTTTACTCATGCTTATAATTGTATAAGATGACAATTAATAACCTATAGCTAACTCTCTTTAATAGGGTAGAACAGCATGTCACCCAAATTGTTTATTTGTCATAATTTGTGACACATTGTGACATGCTAGGTACAGCTCGGTAGCTAGCCAGGTAGTTATTGAGATTCCAGAGATTCAAATTGAGCTTCGGGTGAACAACGCCTCATGTATATAGTGATGGTTATTGGAGCAGCTTCCTATTGCTttagaaataaacattttttttgtaattgctCTTTTCTTACAGTGTGGAGCTGAACTTTTGGCCCAGCCAGCCTCACTCTTATATGCATACTAGTTACTCAGCTGGAATTGCTCTCATATGTAGTCACTTGTAGATTTTCCGAGTCAGGCAGCAACAAGTTGGATTGCGGAAATAGTTTTCCTCTTCAGTAGACAGTAGAGCAGTGACTGCAGGGACACCAGCAGATTCTCTAAGGCACCATTATTGTACGTCTTAGCTCCTCTCAGTGTACTTCAGCTCAAATGAATATGCTTGGTCATTCAAAGTGAAATGACAAATGATTGTCCTCGTAATAGTACTTGGGACAATCCATCATTGcacttagttttttttagtttgcttACAGTGTAACCGCAGTGAAAGTCAGACTCATTCATGTAAACAAGCCAACGTGCCTGGATCAATAACAGTGTGGTCCTCTTAGCTGACCCGGATATAGATCTCGAAGGAGTTAGCCAAGCAATTAATGTAAACTATGTATTATTGACAGTAGAATGAAACACTGTAAACCTATATAAAGGCCCattcatgtaaaaaataaaagtgatgtACTGTGAAAAGACCCAGATAGAAATTTTAGGTCATACCACCCAGCACTGATGAGTACTGGTCAGATGCTTAACGGCAGTACACGTGAGGAGATGGcagtaaaaaaattaaaaacaaagaagcaCTGATGAAGTGAGATTTTAGTGAAATGATTTGACTGGTGCATTGTATCACTCTAAACTTAAGAGCTTGTTGTCCCTTTTTATGAAATTGCACACTAAGGATTAAGTGGCAGAGAGCTCTGTGTGTCACCTCTATAAAGTGCATTTACTGGGAAAGGATTGGTTTTAGGGCATCATAAATCTAATGTTCCTGTCATGTTTTTGAAGATATTCTTGTCACTTCTCTGTGATCTGAAGTGGAAAAAGCATTGCCTAGTGTTGctgtttcatgttttccatttcCTTTGAGCCATTTCACTTTATAAATGAAATACGAGTCGGCTAAAAAAGTCTTGATTGATCTAATATAGTTTCCTCCATTAAACTTGAGCTATATTTATCAGGTTATAGATGCATATTGGAAATAGTTACAGCTTTGCTCTCTTCTCTCGCAGGCTCTTATCCATCTCCCAAAGCTGGAGCAACTCTAGTAATGCACAAAGATCTGTTAGTGCTGTTTGGGGGATGGACTCGCCCCAGCCCTTATCCACTGCACCAACCAGAAAGATTTTTTGATGAAATCCACACCTACTCTCCTTCAAAGAACTGGTGAGAGAGACTTCAGGAGTTAAAGGATTTAGTTTTGacaagtgatgaacaagttgaAACTCAGTACAGTCTaacttttaattattatttactttttctttcttagcATGATTCATATCTTCTTCTGTTGTCTCAGGTGGAACTGCATAGTAACAACCCAAGGACCTCCACCTATGGCCGGCCACTCTTCGTCTGTTATTGGAAACACCATGGTGGTGTTTGGGGGGTCTTTAGGAGCACGTCAAATGTATGCATGTCTTACTTGTATTTGAATACACGTTATACAACAACCGAATAGAAAATATTAAAGTAAAGCTGACAAGGCATGTAGCGCAGTGTTTCACCTTGTCAGTATGCAGTAAAGTTGTCATTAAATCAGGTGTCAGGTGATTGCGGTTATATCATTTACTAAGGAGATGTagttaaaacacaactgtcCCCTGGAAACATGCAACCTGGCAAAAAATCTATCAAAATGTCTTAATAATGCGCAATCCAGAGACTCTGGGCCACCTGTAGTATTTCACCACAATCCAACAAATAGatgtaattatatttaaattgatCGTATTCGTGAGTTCGGCTCCTCATGTTGTTCTCTCTGTTGCATCTGATCAGGAGTAATGAGGTCTGGGTTCTGGATCTGGAGCAGTGGTCCTGGTCTAAACCACCCATATCTGGACCATCCCCACACCCGCGAGGAGGCCAGTCACAGGTAAGACTGCTTCAACATTTATGTTACACTAAATAATCCACTCTTTTGTGACAATAGATCATTTTATTGCTCATTGAAATGATTTTTTACACAGTCCCATACAGATCTGACAGTAAATGTGTTCTTGTTGAAATTTTAACCCTTTGAgacttctttcctttttccatgCACCTTCAAATTGAGTAACCTCCACTGAAGTcgaatattaaattaaatggtaccttttttaaatgttttcccaTTAGATTGTGATTGACGATCAGACGTTGCTCATCTTGGGAGGCTGTGGAGGCCCCAATGCTGTAAGTTTATCGTTTTATATCATGTCAGTGTCAAAATATATCTGTATCTCTTCCTGTAGCAAAGGTTTCATGTCACCATCATTGATTGCAGTTTTGATTTATCCTGTTTGTCTTGTACTTTAAAGCTCCTCAAGGATGCCTGGCTGCTTCACATGGATGCGCCACCATGGAGGtggcagcagctgcaggtggaAAACGAGGACCATGGAGCTCCGGAGCTTTGGTGTCACCCAGCTTGTAGAGTAAGTTTGTGTCTCATCTGTCGGTCTTATTCTACATCTGTGTGcgtaattattaaattaatgactaatgtgtctgtttttatcatCTTGTTCAACCCTCCCCCAAGGTGGGCCAATGTGTGGTGGTTTTCTCACAGGCTCCGTCTGGTCGTGCACCACTCAGCCCGAGTCTTAACTCTCGGCCCTCCCCCATAAGTGCCACACCTGCCCCTCTGGGCCCTGAACCGCCTTCCCTGCGCTCTCAGTCTCCTGTTCGGAGCGGGGCCGCCGGTGTTGTCCTAGGAGCTGTTGAAGAGGCTCCGTGTGTGAACGGTCGGTGGGGCACATTGAGACCCCGGCCTTCAGCCAGAGGAAGTGCCAGAGATGGGAGCCCATCGTCATCCCAACAGCCCTCTCCTTCACAAGGCCCTGacagccctcctcttcctccactgcCCCCGTTATTAAATGGATCTTCCCCCTCACCCCGGACCAGCCCAGCCCAGGCTGCATCTCCTCCCTCTCGCCCTCACCCGCCTGCCTCCTCAGACTATGGCTGGGAGTCTCCCTCTTCGGCTGCTCACCATCCCGAGGTGCCCAGCACTAATGGCCTCCATACACCTCCTGCAGGCTCCCCGTGCACTCCCCCAGGAGCAGTGTCCCCCGCTGCCTTACGACGAGGTCTGGAGGCAGTGAAAAACAAATCTTCCTCATCTTTACCGTCTCCATCATCATCGTCTTCCCTTCAGACACAGGGAGCCTCtcctggaggaggagcaggtccTCCTGGTACCCCTCCGTCATCGTCCTCCAGCCCTCCACAGGCTGCTGGAGCTGATGGACATGCTATCCCACCTATTGCACGGCGTCTCGGCCATCACCCCCCTCAGAGCCTGAACGTAGGGAAACCTCTGTACCAGTCTCTCAACTGCAAGCCCATGCAGATGTACGTGTTGGATGTGTCACGGGCCAAATCTGCCGGTGTGGTGTCCTGGAGAGTTTACGGGAACGGGACTCCCGCCGCAGTCACAGGGCCGCCGGAGACCAGCCTTCACACTGTGGTGCAGGGCAGGGGTGAGCTCATCATTTTTGGGGGCCTCATGGACAAAAAACAGAATGTGAAGTACTACCCTAAAACCAACGCCTTGTACTTTGTTCGCGCGAAAAGGTAATGCAGCTCTAGGTGGGATTGGGAAGACAGACGTTGCACCCTGTGACCACACAAGGGAATCGACACACAAGGCCTTTTTCCTATAGGAAGGATTATTGGGAAAGAACATAATCATTGTTAGATGTTCCACTTCAGAACTTCACTTTTCTCCCTTCTGCCTACTGCAAGCATTCAAAATGAAACACTTTAACTACACTTTGATAAAAATATTTGGTCGAATGAGAGtcttgattgtgtgtgtgtgtgcgtgtgttttattttgttttgttttggggttttttgacTTAAGTGATTCAAGAAAACAGgacattgttttgttgttcCCAAAAAGTCAATCAATGACAgtaacatttcagtttttctgtcatCCTCTTCTGAACTCTTGACAACGGACGCTGTCGACAGAAACGGTTGACGCCTCACTTGCTTTTGGTATCACTCTTTAAGCCTGCAGTGTTTACAGTgggagtgagtgtgtgcgtgtatgtgtgtgtgtgcacggtGGTGGTTAAAAGTTGTTGACTAATGTGTGTCGGGGGCCATGGTGGGTGAGAGATGTGGCACTGTACTATAAACATAGTTAAACAATAAAGGCCTCCATGTCTCCTCTGTTACAGTCTTaaaatttctgttttgttttcagtcaaatatttctgcttctgttgacaaaacaatctcacttCAAGGTCCATTGGTAGCTGTTCTGGGGCTTTCAGTGGACTCACATGaacttcatcagcagatggaagTTTAATAAGTTGCTGTGGTAAATTTCCCATCTTGTAAACTTATGTAGATAAGAAGTAAAGAAGAGCTGTAAcaattaaaattatataaacCACTGAAAAGATTAAATTTAATCACTACTCAATCCCTAATGTTGATATTTAGATACTGCTGAATTTATAGCCTTAAACAGAGCCATCTATCTGAATTTGTTTGCTTCAAATTCAATTTGAAGCTgtgcaatttaaaacaaaaaaacattcctatttttgttttcagagatttaaaaaaattcaactgtccaaaagtcaaaaaataaTGTGCAGATTCTGGACTTTTTGCATCTAAAAATGTAAGTTGGATTGTAAGTTCAGTAAAATTCAGACACCAAAATTCAAGATGAAAAAGTTTTTAGTCACACAACTGAACTCTTTCTTTGATAATGTGACTGACAAGatacagtgaaaaaaatattgataattatCATTAGtagatattaaaatgtttgtgtccAAATTTAaccacattattattattagtagtagtagtaattgtagtcttgttttttttttaaatggaccCCTTTTAAACAGACaacttaaaatatgaaattcTACTATATGAAATGGCCTGGTCACTGTGATCAGTGCTATAAATACTGTGGTAATGACATATTAAATCTTAATTCATGGTTCAGTTTTCACAGTTAGGTGGTCAGTTGCTTATAAGACTCAAACTACCGCAGCCTGTTTGCTTCCATCCAAAACATAGACACGAACGTCAAGATCATGGGATATGAtcgaaagctccagaacagctgctAATACTGTTTTCCAAGTGTAACCCCTCTTTCCAAGTCCTGCCATGAACTTTAAGCCTCAGTCGTTGCATTTGATGTTTACATGGTGAAGCATTTGAAGTAGATGGTATCTGGAGTGGTTGAAGAGCTGTGGAAGAGCACCGTCTAGTGGCTCTCGTGCACATGGCTCAAGAAGAAATGAGCACGTCATCATTGGTGAATCATTTCAACTGCAAGTTccaaatttaatttataatttacacATATCAGAACAAATGCTTCCGGTCATTTAAGAATTTAGATAAACCATTTGAATTTGTCTCTGTAAACCAAGTTCACTTTTATGCTCACAAGGCTGAAAATGTTCCtttcagattttttcttttcagtatgTGGTGGTAAAGTTAATATATAGCataggtttgtttgtttgttttggttctAAGATTATCCACACTAATTTTGGATTAGCCTTTTTTCAAAACCTATACCAGTCAGATCCTTGCTCCCTTTTCCCTGAGACACTCCACCCCCCTCTGACCAACAATAACCTTTTACCCAGAGAGATCCTATAGGACCCAAGCTAGGGCAGTTTACAGCAGAGCCATGTGATTGGTGCACAATCAGGGATATGGGGAGGTGGCAGAATGGACTGGATCTGTATTGGCTCTGGCCCGAGGCAGTGGGTGGAGACACTGACAATGAATGTGCTGAGGAAACATGTTTACAATGAtgggggagagaggaagaatggaGCTGAGCAGGGACCCAAAACACTGTGAGTTTCTGAATGAAGTCGACAACTGTGTGAAAGACACATGAGGGAagttttacagtgtgtttgtctgtggtAGCTgcaatgtgttgttgttgagttGGTTTGAACTAATTTGACTGGAGAGGTGTGTGAGACTGCTCACtgaaaaagcaggaaatgtttcctgacagttttttaaaataatgtgtcatGTTAGATAAAATCTGAATGTATCCATTTCAACAGGACTGCACACAGTCTTTCTTCCTGATACTTGAATTGTCCTACAGATGGTGCCTCTTCTGATCAGACTGGCAGTCAATGAAGCTAACGAAAGTGACTACAGAAGGACATCAGAGTGGCGCAGTGACCTGTAGTGACATGTCAGACTGATACAAAGCAGATATTCAATGATTTATCACAGAAGTTGATAGAACTTGTCTCTGACTCCACTGTTCTGTAAGTACAACACACTCCTGTTCCCTAACAAACTTAAACAAGAGGcccaaagttatctcaaggacTAACAGGACAAACTGTGAAGATCACTTCTCAGAGATGAACAGCACACAACTGCTGGAAACTTCACCCAAAGAGTCTGTGTTTGGTGCCCAGGCTTCCCACAGGATGCCATCCACTGTGTCCACTGTACATGGCAGTGTTTATGGCCCCTCGCCTCCTCTTGACTTCGCCCTGGGAGCCCTGGCCTGCTGTGCGGCCTGTGTGTTTACCAATCCTTTGGAGGTTGTGAAGACTCGTCTGCAGCTTCAGGGTGAGCTGCAAGCACGAGGTTCCTACCAGAGACACTACCGCGGAGTCCTCCAGGGCTTATGGGTGGTGGGCCGCACAGATGGACTCCGGGGCCTGCAGAAGGGGCTTTCAGTCGGGCTGATGTACCAGGGTGT
It encodes:
- the fbxo42 gene encoding F-box only protein 42, giving the protein MSRSPDHDDGCFVAMDTEDDGAETGGITEEVEAKMGSCRQEGNMDSSAKGGGRTMVELPEEVLEYILSFLSPYQEHKTAALVCKQWYRLIKGVAYQCYHGFLRAVQEGNIQWESRTYPYPGTPITQRFSHSACYYDSNQSMYVFGGCTQSSCNAAFNDLWRLDLNSKEWIRPLASGSYPSPKAGATLVMHKDLLVLFGGWTRPSPYPLHQPERFFDEIHTYSPSKNWWNCIVTTQGPPPMAGHSSSVIGNTMVVFGGSLGARQMSNEVWVLDLEQWSWSKPPISGPSPHPRGGQSQIVIDDQTLLILGGCGGPNALLKDAWLLHMDAPPWRWQQLQVENEDHGAPELWCHPACRVGQCVVVFSQAPSGRAPLSPSLNSRPSPISATPAPLGPEPPSLRSQSPVRSGAAGVVLGAVEEAPCVNGRWGTLRPRPSARGSARDGSPSSSQQPSPSQGPDSPPLPPLPPLLNGSSPSPRTSPAQAASPPSRPHPPASSDYGWESPSSAAHHPEVPSTNGLHTPPAGSPCTPPGAVSPAALRRGLEAVKNKSSSSLPSPSSSSSLQTQGASPGGGAGPPGTPPSSSSSPPQAAGADGHAIPPIARRLGHHPPQSLNVGKPLYQSLNCKPMQMYVLDVSRAKSAGVVSWRVYGNGTPAAVTGPPETSLHTVVQGRGELIIFGGLMDKKQNVKYYPKTNALYFVRAKR